acaaacataattaatttatacaactaaaatcgcaaaattgtttttcaattaattattattataattaaaaaaaaatcatgtttattattattattaattaaaaaatactaaaactcttaaaaaataataataataaaaaaaatatttaatataaaaatagctggaatggtaaaaaaaaaatcagatgtCGCCccacgaaaaaatgtttttaagtttaaaaatactattattattattatatattattcgTATTATTATGCAGTCATAACATACATTTGACACATGGTAATAtatatgatgatgaaaaataggttatctttttttgtaaaaaaaaaaaaattaaataattaatgattaatattaataataaaaagaatgaaataaatcaaatataaacaaaaaaataaaatagactcatgcatcaataaatattatatattattgcaatacacatataaaaaaatataaattaggatttattttaattctgaaTTTTGCTGCGAAAGGTAAGTATTGATTGGGatcgaatttcaaattatctTCGTTTATCTCCGTCTTATGCACTCAAATTTTTCGTCTGTTTACATTCAAATCGGAGATTTCAAGTTTCCGATCGGACTTTATCATATATAATTCTCGTTTTTCGTACCTTTTTCCATACAAACTCCAGTTTGCATGTGTTAGTAGCGACGCAGAAGATGAGCTTGTTGTTTACTAACATTGACGCAATACGCTCAGTCTGAGTTTGACATTGCCAAGTGTTGCCGGTTATTGATAACAAGGGCAAGAAAAccgaattaaattgataacacGTGGTATAATTGCGACTTTTCGTGCATTTTCCAATGGAAGCGATCAGAAATGGATGGTTCAGCGAGATTTCCGACGAGCTGTGGCCCGGTCAATGTTTTTCGTTGAAGGTCAAAAAGGTGTTGCATGAGGAAAAATCCAAATATCAAGATATAAAAATACTCGAAACGGAAACTTTTGGACACGCCTTGATCTTGGATGGCGTGATTCAGTGCACGGAACGCGACGAATTCAGTTATCAGGAGATGATTTCGTTCCTGCCGCTAACGATGCATCCGAAtccgaaaaaagttttaattattggCGGCGGAGATGGCGGCGTTGCTCGCGAAGTTGCCAAATATCCGACAGTCGAGGAAGTGCATCAGTGCGAAATTGACGATCGCGTTGTCGAATTGTCGAAAATTTACCTTCCGCACATGGCATGCGGTTTCAAGTCGCCCAAGGTCAAACTCACGATCGGCGATGGATTTGTCTACATGAAAAACAATCAAGACCAATTCGATGTAATTATCACAGACTCGAGTGATCCGATTGGACCAGCGGTGAGTTTGTTCCAAGAATCGTACTTTGAGTTGATGCGAAAGGCACTGAAACCGGGTGGCATTGTTTGCTCCCAAGGCGGCACATATTGGACAGATTTGGATCACGTGAAGCAAACGTTGACGTATTGCAAGAAACAGTTCCCGAAAGTCGGATATGCGTCAATTCATGTGCCTTCGTATCCATCGGGGCAGATTGGATTTGTGATTGGATGTTTGAACAAAGACGCGAATTTGGCAGAACCGAGTAAAGTGTTGACAAATGAGGAAATTAAAAGTCTCAAGTTGAGATATTACAGTCCGAGGACGCATAAAGCTGCCTTTG
The sequence above is drawn from the Culicoides brevitarsis isolate CSIRO-B50_1 chromosome 1, AGI_CSIRO_Cbre_v1, whole genome shotgun sequence genome and encodes:
- the LOC134832516 gene encoding spermidine synthase translates to MEAIRNGWFSEISDELWPGQCFSLKVKKVLHEEKSKYQDIKILETETFGHALILDGVIQCTERDEFSYQEMISFLPLTMHPNPKKVLIIGGGDGGVAREVAKYPTVEEVHQCEIDDRVVELSKIYLPHMACGFKSPKVKLTIGDGFVYMKNNQDQFDVIITDSSDPIGPAVSLFQESYFELMRKALKPGGIVCSQGGTYWTDLDHVKQTLTYCKKQFPKVGYASIHVPSYPSGQIGFVIGCLNKDANLAEPSKVLTNEEIKSLKLRYYSPRTHKAAFELPFFVEDALKDI